In bacterium, the DNA window GAAAAAGCCTAGCCGGTCGAAGGATGGATTCTTATGGGTAGAAAACGCAGAAAAAATTCATTTCAGGCGGGTGAACTCAACCTCACCGCCATGATCGACGTGGCCTTCCAGTTGCTGGCGTTCTTCATCCTGACGGCTAAACCCGTGGATGTGGTCACCAACCTGGACGTCTTCCGTCCCATGGCGGAGAAGGCCTCCCAGGACCAGTCGCCGGCGAAGGTGATCCGGGTCACGGTCTTCCCTGATGGCTTTACCATCAATGACCGGGCCGTGGATAGCCGGGGTCTGAACACCCTGCTCGGCAAGCTGGCGGATCTGGATAAGACGCAGACGGTCCTGATCCAGTGTCTGAACGAATCGCCGCACGGCAAACTGATCGAATTACTCGACCTGTGCGCGAAACTCAAGTTGACCAACCTCTCGGTCGTCAGTT includes these proteins:
- a CDS encoding biopolymer transporter ExbD; the encoded protein is MGRKRRKNSFQAGELNLTAMIDVAFQLLAFFILTAKPVDVVTNLDVFRPMAEKASQDQSPAKVIRVTVFPDGFTINDRAVDSRGLNTLLGKLADLDKTQTVLIQCLNESPHGKLIELLDLCAKLKLTNLSVVSSGGA